One Succinivibrio dextrinosolvens DNA window includes the following coding sequences:
- the pdxS gene encoding pyridoxal 5'-phosphate synthase lyase subunit PdxS, with protein MSNSEIIVNKGLAQMLKGGVIMDVTTPEQARIAEKAGACAVMALERIPADIRAAGGISRMSDPKMIKGIQDAVSIPVMAKCRIGHFVEAQILEAIEIDYIDESEVLTPADDIYHIDKTKFKVPFVCGARDLGEALRRISEGASMIRTKGEPGTGDVVQAVRHLRKIQAQIRKVVALNPDELYEEAKNLQVPYDLISSVHNNGKLPVVNFAAGGVATPADAALMMQLGAEGVFVGSGIFKSGDPEKRASAIVQAVTNYTDAKLIATLSEDLGSAMVGINENEIRLIMEERGK; from the coding sequence ATGTCAAATTCAGAAATTATCGTAAACAAAGGTTTAGCTCAGATGTTAAAAGGCGGTGTGATTATGGACGTAACCACCCCTGAACAGGCAAGAATCGCTGAAAAGGCTGGCGCCTGCGCCGTCATGGCTTTAGAGAGAATCCCTGCGGACATCAGAGCTGCAGGCGGTATATCCAGAATGAGTGATCCAAAGATGATCAAAGGAATTCAGGATGCAGTAAGTATTCCGGTAATGGCCAAGTGTCGTATAGGCCACTTTGTAGAAGCTCAGATTCTGGAAGCTATTGAGATTGACTATATTGATGAGTCAGAGGTTTTAACTCCTGCCGATGATATCTATCATATTGATAAGACTAAGTTCAAGGTTCCTTTTGTCTGTGGAGCCAGAGACTTAGGAGAGGCTTTAAGACGAATTAGTGAAGGGGCCTCTATGATCAGAACCAAGGGAGAACCTGGAACTGGTGATGTGGTGCAGGCAGTACGTCACCTCAGAAAGATTCAGGCCCAGATAAGAAAAGTGGTCGCATTAAATCCAGATGAACTATATGAGGAGGCAAAAAACCTGCAGGTTCCATATGATCTGATTTCATCTGTTCATAATAACGGAAAACTGCCTGTTGTAAATTTCGCCGCCGGTGGTGTTGCAACACCTGCAGATGCTGCGCTGATGATGCAGTTAGGAGCAGAAGGTGTATTTGTCGGTTCAGGTATCTTCAAGTCAGGAGATCCGGAAAAGCGAGCTTCAGCCATTGTTCAGGCTGTAACCAATTACACTGATGCCAAGCTGATTGCCACCCTATCAGAAGATCTAGGTTCTGCTATGGTAGGAATAAACGAAAATGAAATCAGGCTAATTATGGAAGAGCGAGGCAAATAA
- the proB gene encoding glutamate 5-kinase gives MTSLKNKRIVIKLGTSTLTNGSKKLDRAHMLEIVRTVSTLLKMKAQVILVSSGAIAAGREFLNYPELPKDVRYKQMLASVGQVKLIEEWEKLFSIYDIRIGQILITRADLDNRERYLNARDTLFALLEMGVVPIINENDAVSVSEIKVGDNDNLAALSGVLIEADKVILLTDQKGLYTGDPRHDPDAKLIRTVEKIDEHIIEIAGGSGTSLGTGGMATKIKAAKVATEAGVELIIASGANPSTLVDVINKNGECTVFLPSKKPVLARKSWISTATLAVGSIYIDDGAAKALLTSGSSLLPKGITTIKGDFLRGATVEIRNSEDRLIARGLTRYSSDELNLIAKKRSSEIEKTLGFSHGDVAVHRDDLVLVNK, from the coding sequence GTGACATCATTAAAAAATAAGAGAATAGTAATCAAGCTTGGTACAAGTACACTTACCAATGGCAGCAAAAAGCTTGACAGGGCACATATGCTGGAAATTGTAAGAACTGTATCTACTCTATTAAAAATGAAGGCTCAGGTTATTCTGGTTTCATCTGGTGCTATTGCCGCCGGTCGTGAATTCCTTAATTACCCCGAACTGCCCAAGGATGTCCGTTACAAACAGATGCTTGCCTCTGTAGGTCAGGTTAAACTGATTGAAGAGTGGGAAAAACTGTTCTCTATTTATGATATTCGTATTGGCCAGATCCTGATTACCAGAGCTGATCTTGATAATCGTGAGCGTTATCTTAATGCGCGCGATACATTATTTGCTCTGCTTGAGATGGGCGTGGTACCTATCATCAATGAAAATGATGCTGTCAGTGTTTCCGAAATTAAAGTTGGAGACAATGACAATCTTGCTGCTCTGTCCGGTGTTCTTATTGAAGCTGATAAGGTTATTCTTTTAACCGATCAGAAAGGTCTTTATACAGGTGACCCAAGACACGATCCAGATGCAAAACTTATACGAACCGTTGAAAAGATCGATGAGCATATTATTGAGATTGCCGGTGGTTCTGGAACCTCTCTTGGCACCGGAGGTATGGCCACCAAGATCAAGGCAGCAAAGGTTGCTACCGAGGCAGGAGTGGAGCTTATTATTGCCTCAGGTGCAAATCCTTCAACGCTCGTTGATGTTATAAACAAAAATGGCGAATGTACAGTATTCCTTCCTTCAAAGAAACCTGTACTTGCAAGAAAGTCGTGGATCAGTACAGCAACCCTGGCTGTAGGCTCCATCTATATTGATGATGGCGCGGCCAAGGCTTTGTTAACCTCCGGATCGAGTCTGCTTCCAAAGGGAATTACCACAATTAAAGGAGACTTCCTGCGCGGAGCCACTGTCGAGATCAGAAATTCTGAGGACAGGTTAATTGCAAGAGGACTTACCCGTTACTCATCAGATGAACTGAATCTTATTGCGAAGAAACGCTCCTCTGAGATTGAAAAGACTTTAGGCTTTTCTCATGGTGATGTTGCTGTACATCGTGATGATTTGGTTTTGGTTAATAAGTAG
- a CDS encoding DUF6803 family protein, with translation MYMTHYMELLTTTSNLLVFMALPVVLAETAAITELIILFSKENRPKLKLLNKLSCVLGASVFLMIDIYIFKEVIVPLTENSGWYGLVDKIAVGFYVLGGLIMVALGVISFNFFGNFLGERFQKGLRVGLLSAFLVISHVAMIAGMADPRLDSDYRILTEEKSSFSESVMSEVSSSVHIHEHHH, from the coding sequence ATGTATATGACACATTACATGGAGCTTTTGACTACAACCTCCAATCTTCTGGTTTTTATGGCTTTACCTGTTGTTTTGGCTGAAACTGCAGCAATTACGGAACTGATTATTCTATTTTCAAAAGAAAACAGACCTAAACTCAAGCTGTTAAATAAGCTTTCATGTGTTTTGGGGGCGAGTGTTTTTCTGATGATAGATATTTACATTTTTAAGGAGGTCATTGTGCCTCTGACAGAGAATTCTGGCTGGTACGGTCTTGTAGATAAGATTGCTGTTGGATTCTATGTTCTGGGAGGACTTATAATGGTTGCTCTTGGTGTTATTAGCTTTAATTTTTTCGGGAATTTCCTGGGTGAGAGATTTCAGAAAGGGTTAAGAGTAGGACTTCTCTCTGCATTTCTTGTGATTTCTCACGTGGCTATGATTGCTGGTATGGCGGATCCGAGACTTGACTCAGATTACAGAATTCTTACAGAAGAAAAATCATCTTTTTCAGAATCTGTAATGAGTGAAGTTAGTTCCTCGGTTCACATCCATGAACATCACCACTAA
- a CDS encoding alpha/beta hydrolase, protein MEESLNLSEILFKPKFVYPETSVISNSGVELPTLSREDIYFGFVVDFYRPVLKFEWVFSGGSALDIDEALAKICVSKNARSRDSLYDTVKEYGSGHWNYEFNTIAQNRVNRAHECESRNDIKGASHNYRLAARYFAIAAYPFLKSDMLAQNSDTLCRTTYKKMYDIDPSNGILQVHSFNVDGKKVSGYLHLPDLNQVYPCVIIVCPYESNFSHAYRFINDYLAKANICAFVLEMPGAGACEKLNMNDHFSMAIETAIDYLGTLKYIDATNIGLYGSGISATACIRAAILKSSKVRALALLAPYVHSFFTDLEILDSMPLCLRSSLCNRLDLDAKDWDTLTPQFKVFSLKEQGILSGRGGCKIPTYASIIKDSVVSKEDITLLENNFSDIIIKSNEKIGRAEFIRNSIIEVTKFFSENFSVGN, encoded by the coding sequence ATGGAAGAATCTTTAAATTTAAGTGAAATCCTTTTTAAACCAAAATTTGTTTATCCTGAGACTTCAGTCATTTCAAATAGCGGTGTTGAACTCCCAACCTTATCAAGAGAAGATATATACTTCGGTTTTGTGGTAGATTTCTATCGACCTGTTCTCAAGTTTGAATGGGTTTTCTCTGGTGGAAGTGCTCTTGATATAGATGAGGCTCTTGCAAAAATCTGTGTCTCAAAGAATGCTCGCAGTAGAGATTCACTATATGATACTGTTAAGGAATACGGCAGTGGACACTGGAACTATGAGTTCAATACTATAGCCCAGAACCGTGTCAACAGGGCTCATGAATGTGAAAGCAGAAATGATATTAAAGGTGCAAGCCACAATTATCGTCTGGCTGCCCGTTATTTTGCTATTGCGGCTTACCCTTTCTTAAAGTCTGATATGCTAGCTCAGAACTCTGATACTCTGTGCAGAACTACCTATAAGAAGATGTACGATATCGATCCCTCCAACGGTATTCTGCAAGTACACTCATTTAATGTTGACGGCAAGAAGGTCTCTGGATATTTGCATCTGCCAGATTTAAATCAGGTCTATCCGTGTGTAATAATTGTTTGTCCTTATGAGAGCAACTTCTCTCATGCTTACAGATTCATCAATGACTATCTAGCTAAAGCAAATATCTGTGCTTTTGTGCTGGAGATGCCTGGAGCAGGCGCCTGCGAAAAGCTTAATATGAATGATCATTTCTCCATGGCTATTGAGACTGCTATCGACTATCTTGGAACCTTAAAGTATATTGATGCAACCAACATTGGTCTTTATGGTTCTGGTATATCTGCTACGGCCTGTATTCGAGCCGCAATTCTCAAGAGCTCAAAGGTTAGAGCTCTGGCGCTACTGGCCCCATATGTTCATTCTTTCTTTACAGATCTGGAAATCCTAGATTCCATGCCACTGTGTCTGAGATCTTCGCTGTGTAACCGTCTTGATCTTGATGCTAAGGACTGGGATACACTTACTCCTCAGTTTAAGGTTTTCTCTCTAAAAGAGCAGGGAATTCTTTCAGGAAGAGGCGGATGCAAGATCCCGACTTATGCAAGTATCATAAAGGATTCAGTTGTAAGTAAAGAGGATATAACTCTACTTGAGAATAATTTCAGCGATATAATCATTAAATCCAATGAGAAGATAGGTCGCGCCGAGTTCATTCGAAATTCAATTATTGAAGTAACCAAGTTTTTCTCCGAAAATTTTTCAGTTGGTAATTAG
- the murJ gene encoding murein biosynthesis integral membrane protein MurJ: protein MENKKKSVLLRSGAITAGATFLSRILGMLRDIAIASLLGASLSADVYFFANRIPNFFRRLFAEGAFSQAFVPVMSKTKETGDKVALKELLDKTTGTLGAVVLLITLIGMLASPVLTAIFGWGWYQAFLNHSDEAIKFTQASYLLKITFPYLFFITLTALSSAVLNVYGKFLIPAITPCVLNISLISFAFFVAPYFVDPNVVLAYGMVVGGVLQLCLQIPFLLKLKVFILPKWGWSHEGVKTIRRLMIPAIVGVSASQINLIVNTALASFLATGAISYLYYSDRLLEFPIGIFAVAISTVILPALSKININEARDKYVQTLDWGVRLVLLLGIPSMCGIISLREPILRVIFMRGAFTPEHVHLSAASLLASVSGLCAIMLVRVIVQGFAAIQDTKTPVKCSLIAIISNIIFNLCLVWPLGYVGLALSTALAAYVNLSLLLFFLYKRKIYTISLGTIIFILKALVAGIAMVLVIHFTVLDFNRWISMSTMESIFYLTGYVLMGGASYVAVCLALGIKPRMIRM from the coding sequence GTGGAAAACAAAAAAAAATCTGTCCTGTTAAGATCAGGAGCCATAACCGCAGGTGCAACCTTTCTCTCCCGTATTCTGGGAATGTTGCGTGACATCGCTATCGCTTCACTGTTAGGCGCATCACTAAGTGCCGACGTTTATTTCTTCGCCAACAGAATTCCAAATTTCTTTAGAAGACTATTTGCAGAGGGAGCGTTTTCTCAGGCATTTGTCCCTGTAATGAGCAAAACCAAGGAAACCGGGGATAAGGTGGCCCTAAAAGAGCTACTGGATAAAACTACAGGAACACTCGGAGCTGTAGTGCTGCTGATTACGCTTATAGGTATGCTGGCATCCCCCGTTCTAACAGCAATCTTTGGCTGGGGATGGTATCAGGCATTTTTAAACCATAGCGATGAAGCTATCAAGTTTACCCAGGCAAGTTATCTTTTAAAGATTACATTTCCTTATCTATTCTTTATTACATTGACTGCACTAAGCAGTGCGGTGCTAAATGTTTATGGAAAGTTCTTAATTCCTGCAATCACACCTTGTGTGCTCAATATTTCTCTTATCTCCTTTGCATTCTTTGTAGCCCCTTATTTTGTTGATCCGAATGTCGTTCTGGCTTATGGTATGGTGGTTGGTGGTGTACTTCAGCTATGTCTTCAGATCCCTTTTTTACTAAAGCTCAAAGTATTTATTCTTCCAAAATGGGGATGGTCACATGAAGGAGTAAAAACCATCAGACGACTGATGATTCCTGCCATAGTAGGAGTATCAGCAAGTCAGATTAACCTTATTGTTAATACTGCGCTTGCCTCCTTCCTTGCAACAGGAGCGATTTCTTATCTTTATTATTCTGACAGACTGTTAGAGTTTCCAATAGGAATCTTTGCAGTTGCTATATCGACAGTAATACTGCCAGCCTTATCCAAGATAAATATCAACGAGGCCAGGGATAAATATGTACAAACCCTCGACTGGGGCGTCAGACTGGTGCTTCTTTTAGGAATACCTTCCATGTGCGGAATTATTTCACTAAGAGAGCCAATCCTAAGAGTTATTTTTATGAGAGGAGCTTTCACTCCAGAGCACGTCCACCTGTCTGCGGCCTCTCTTTTAGCTTCAGTTTCAGGATTATGCGCAATAATGCTGGTAAGAGTTATCGTACAAGGATTTGCTGCCATACAGGATACAAAAACACCTGTTAAGTGTTCTCTTATTGCCATCATATCCAACATTATTTTTAACCTGTGCCTAGTCTGGCCTTTAGGTTATGTTGGACTTGCACTGTCCACTGCCCTAGCTGCCTACGTAAATCTTTCTCTACTACTGTTCTTTTTATATAAAAGAAAAATCTATACCATATCTTTAGGAACAATCATCTTTATCCTAAAGGCATTAGTCGCCGGTATAGCAATGGTCCTTGTAATCCACTTTACTGTACTGGATTTCAACCGTTGGATAAGCATGTCAACCATGGAGTCAATCTTCTATCTGACTGGATACGTTCTAATGGGTGGAGCGTCTTATGTGGCCGTATGTCTAGCTCTTGGAATCAAACCAAGAATGATCAGAATGTAA
- a CDS encoding PLP-dependent aminotransferase family protein, whose translation MLTYVFENNGVPMYEQLYEFLKDDITKGILKTDEKLPSKRAFARNNGISTITVQNAYNQLQSEGYIYSLSKKGYYVANLCSLRKLSADTKLSLDIKLPPSEEECEINFSNNNIKPENFPFSVWSRLSREVMSQKSREVLIPSPTGGILELRESIAEHLKAFRGMLVDPNQIIVGAGTEYLYGLLIQLLGTKRNFCIENPGYKKLKSIYSQYGANCVLADIDRKGVTVQELNRVNAQIVHISPNHHFPTGITMPADRRYEILSWANETSDRYIIEDDYDSEFRLSGKIHPTLFSIDGCEKVIYMNTFSKTLTPTIRISYMVLPIDLANRFYLELSFYSCTVSNFEQYTLSLFINRGYFEKHINRMRLYYLRRRREVIELLYKSSLKDNMELIENESGLHFLMKLKTDIDDETIKRELLKRKIRISPLSDYYMTGTALHHHFVINYSSLDIKKLDMVFDTLNRVIKSK comes from the coding sequence ATGTTAACCTATGTCTTTGAGAACAACGGTGTTCCAATGTATGAACAGCTTTATGAATTCCTTAAGGATGACATTACAAAGGGAATTTTAAAGACAGATGAAAAACTCCCTTCCAAAAGAGCCTTTGCCAGAAACAACGGGATCAGTACCATTACTGTTCAGAATGCATATAACCAGTTACAGAGTGAAGGGTATATTTACTCGCTAAGTAAAAAGGGCTATTACGTTGCAAATCTCTGCAGTCTCAGAAAACTAAGCGCAGATACAAAACTCTCTTTGGATATTAAGCTGCCTCCTTCTGAGGAAGAGTGTGAAATCAATTTTTCCAACAATAATATCAAGCCTGAGAATTTTCCTTTCTCTGTATGGTCCAGACTTTCAAGAGAAGTGATGTCGCAAAAGAGCAGGGAAGTCCTAATCCCATCTCCAACAGGAGGTATCTTAGAATTAAGGGAGTCCATAGCGGAACATCTTAAGGCCTTTCGTGGAATGCTCGTCGATCCCAATCAGATTATAGTGGGCGCCGGAACAGAATATCTGTACGGTCTTTTGATTCAGCTGTTAGGAACCAAGCGTAATTTCTGTATAGAAAATCCTGGTTATAAAAAGCTTAAATCAATCTATTCTCAGTATGGAGCAAACTGTGTTTTGGCAGATATCGACAGAAAAGGTGTAACGGTTCAGGAGCTTAATAGGGTGAATGCTCAGATCGTTCACATAAGTCCAAATCATCATTTCCCGACGGGGATTACCATGCCTGCTGACCGACGCTATGAGATCTTAAGCTGGGCCAATGAAACTTCTGACCGGTATATTATTGAGGATGATTATGACAGTGAGTTTCGTCTGAGTGGTAAGATTCATCCAACCCTTTTCAGTATAGATGGCTGTGAAAAGGTTATTTACATGAATACCTTTTCAAAGACTTTAACACCAACCATACGTATCAGCTATATGGTTTTGCCGATAGATCTTGCAAATCGCTTCTATCTGGAACTTTCCTTCTACTCCTGCACGGTTTCGAATTTCGAGCAGTATACTCTTTCTCTGTTCATAAACAGAGGCTATTTTGAAAAACACATCAACAGAATGAGACTTTACTATTTGCGCAGACGAAGAGAAGTGATAGAACTGCTGTATAAGAGCTCGCTGAAAGATAATATGGAGCTTATTGAAAACGAGTCAGGTCTTCATTTTCTGATGAAGCTTAAAACTGATATAGATGATGAGACTATAAAAAGAGAGCTGCTTAAAAGAAAGATCAGAATAAGTCCTTTGTCTGATTACTATATGACAGGAACTGCATTACATCATCACTTTGTGATTAACTACTCCAGTCTTGATATAAAAAAACTGGATATGGTTTTTGATACCTTAAATAGAGTTATTAAGTCTAAGTGA
- the uspE gene encoding universal stress protein UspE → MRKYTNILVIAEPKKDVQIALKRALDIAKFNPKATITYLRVVYDFSYDLLILNKVKEKPIHEDIEQTHIDHLNQIIEEYRAQENSEATIVPKVVENRDVGEAVIDEMRAGNYDLIIKAANRHGLLDSIIFTPIDWFILRHAEIPVIIAKNNDWQTGGNIAVCVDFTLNDHLQSNVAMLREAQVLAKTTGSRIHLINSAPVYMPTVMLEVPHYSPDLYEQGVLEEHKSRMYEFADKHHIDREYCHIEEGMPDDVIPSICEQINAKAVLIGSAGRSGFAAALIGNTCEEIVDDIDADLFVLNRKAIKLEKEKEKNRE, encoded by the coding sequence ATGAGAAAGTATACAAACATCTTGGTTATTGCTGAACCAAAAAAAGATGTTCAAATAGCACTAAAAAGAGCTTTAGATATTGCAAAATTCAATCCTAAGGCAACTATAACATACCTTAGAGTTGTGTATGATTTTTCATACGATCTGCTTATTCTGAATAAAGTTAAGGAAAAGCCAATTCACGAGGATATAGAACAGACTCATATCGACCATCTTAATCAGATTATTGAAGAATACCGCGCTCAGGAAAACTCCGAAGCAACTATTGTTCCTAAAGTTGTTGAAAACAGAGATGTAGGTGAAGCTGTTATCGATGAAATGAGAGCCGGCAATTATGATCTGATCATCAAGGCTGCAAATCGTCATGGCTTACTCGATTCTATTATTTTCACTCCTATAGACTGGTTTATTCTCCGTCATGCAGAAATTCCAGTTATCATTGCTAAAAACAATGACTGGCAGACAGGTGGCAACATTGCAGTCTGTGTTGATTTTACTCTAAATGATCATCTGCAGAGCAATGTAGCAATGTTGCGTGAGGCTCAGGTTCTGGCAAAGACTACCGGAAGCAGAATTCATCTGATAAATTCAGCACCAGTCTACATGCCAACAGTTATGCTCGAGGTACCTCACTATTCCCCTGACTTGTACGAACAAGGTGTTCTGGAAGAACACAAAAGCCGAATGTATGAGTTTGCAGACAAACATCATATAGACAGAGAGTACTGCCATATCGAAGAAGGAATGCCTGATGACGTAATTCCATCAATCTGTGAGCAGATCAATGCCAAGGCTGTACTTATAGGTTCTGCTGGTCGTTCTGGATTCGCTGCAGCACTTATCGGAAATACATGTGAAGAGATTGTTGATGACATTGATGCGGATCTGTTTGTATTAAATCGTAAAGCAATTAAACTCGAAAAAGAAAAGGAAAAGAACAGAGAGTAG
- the pdxT gene encoding pyridoxal 5'-phosphate synthase glutaminase subunit PdxT — protein MKIGVLAVQGAFIEHERMIRKLGADTVEIRKKDDLKNLDGIILPGGESSVQSLLLDKLQMKKLLKGMIEDGIPTLATCAGLILLAKHIENNTESHLATLPVCVKRNAFGRQLASFITTQDVGSISDYPEIFIRAPYITSKEKGVDTICMHEEKIVGVKYKNQVGLAFHPELTDDSRIHQKFMELIVT, from the coding sequence ATGAAGATTGGTGTTCTTGCTGTTCAGGGAGCATTTATAGAACATGAAAGAATGATTCGAAAACTTGGAGCAGATACCGTTGAAATCAGGAAAAAAGATGATCTGAAAAATCTTGACGGAATAATTCTTCCAGGAGGAGAGAGTTCAGTCCAATCACTGCTGTTAGATAAGCTTCAAATGAAAAAGTTGCTTAAGGGCATGATTGAAGATGGAATTCCTACTCTTGCTACCTGTGCAGGTCTGATTTTACTTGCGAAACATATTGAAAATAACACAGAGAGTCATCTTGCAACATTGCCTGTATGTGTAAAACGCAATGCCTTCGGAAGACAACTTGCAAGCTTTATTACTACTCAGGATGTAGGCTCAATATCAGATTATCCAGAAATCTTTATTAGAGCTCCATATATCACCAGTAAAGAGAAAGGAGTAGATACAATCTGCATGCATGAAGAAAAGATTGTTGGGGTAAAATACAAAAATCAGGTTGGACTTGCCTTTCATCCCGAGCTTACTGATGATTCAAGAATTCATCAGAAATTTATGGAGTTAATTGTGACTTAG